Part of the Planococcus plakortidis genome is shown below.
GAGAACGATAAAGGGGAAAAGAAAGAAGTTACATATGATGAATTGATTCAACAGGCGAACCGTGCAGCGAACAGCTTTGAAAAAGCAGGCCTGAAAAAAGGCGATGTCGTGCTGGTCATGGTGCCCCGGCTGATCGAGGCGTACATTGTGTATGTGGGCGCATTGAAAGCAGGGCTCGTCGTCATTCCGAGTTCTGAAATGCTGCGGGCGAAAGATATTTCCTACCGCCTGAACCATAGCGAGGCCAAAGCGGTCATAGCATATGAACCGTTTTTGAGCCAATTTGAAGGAGTCGCTGAAATGGAAGGGCTGACCAATTTCGTCATCGGCCAGGGACCCGATTCCTGGATTTCATTGACCGACGAAATCGCTTCAGCTTCTGACCATTATGAAGCGGCACAGACCAAGAATGACGACATGGCATTTCTTTCCTACACATCCGGAACGACCGGCAATCCGAAAGGCGTGGTCCATAGCCACGGCTGGGCTTATGCGCATTTGCGCACATCCGCCGAGCATTGGCTCGGTGCGGAAAAAGGGGATCTGGTCTGGGCGACGGCGAGCCCGGGCTGGCAAAAATGGATCTGGAGCCCGTTCCTCGCTACACTCGGGAGCGGGGCGACGGCATTCGTCTATAATGGCAAATTCGACCCGGCTGTCTATCTTGAATTGCTCGAAAAACGGAAAATCAACGTGCTATGCTGTACGCCGACGGAATACCGGCTGATGGCGAAGCAGAAAGATTTGGCGGATTACGATTTAAGCGCGCTCCACAGCGCCGTGTCGGCAGGAGAGCCTTTGAATGCTGAAGTGATCGATGTCTTCCGGAAGCATTTCAATTTGGATGTGCGCGACGGTTACGGACAGACCGAAAACACCTTGCTTGTCGGCACGATGAAAGGCACACAAGGGCGCAAAGGCTCGATGGGCAAACCGACGCCAGGAAACCGGGTGGACATCATCGATGACAACGGG
Proteins encoded:
- the mbcS gene encoding acyl-CoA synthetase MbcS, producing MKREQLLAPENYNLVEEFERFATGDGRKAIIWENDKGEKKEVTYDELIQQANRAANSFEKAGLKKGDVVLVMVPRLIEAYIVYVGALKAGLVVIPSSEMLRAKDISYRLNHSEAKAVIAYEPFLSQFEGVAEMEGLTNFVIGQGPDSWISLTDEIASASDHYEAAQTKNDDMAFLSYTSGTTGNPKGVVHSHGWAYAHLRTSAEHWLGAEKGDLVWATASPGWQKWIWSPFLATLGSGATAFVYNGKFDPAVYLELLEKRKINVLCCTPTEYRLMAKQKDLADYDLSALHSAVSAGEPLNAEVIDVFRKHFNLDVRDGYGQTENTLLVGTMKGTQGRKGSMGKPTPGNRVDIIDDNGVPCAVGEVGDIAVHVETPALFKEYFKDAERTQMQFRGDYYVTGDKASKDEDGFFWFEGRGDDIIISSGYTIGPFEVEDALVKHPAVQECAVVGSPDEIRGAIVKAFVVLTEGNEGGEGLITELQNHVKELTAPYKYPRAIEFRTELPKTASGKIRRVELRQAENAKK